A stretch of Physeter macrocephalus isolate SW-GA chromosome 8, ASM283717v5, whole genome shotgun sequence DNA encodes these proteins:
- the BASP1 gene encoding brain acid soluble protein 1, translated as MGGKLSKKKKGYSVNDEKAKDKDKKAEGTGTEEEGTPKENETQAAAETAEVKEGKEEKPEKDAQDAANKPEDKEGEKDTEAAKEDAPKAEPEHLEGAEGKPEPPKGAEQEPAAASGPAAGGDAPRASETEAAEPAAPSKDDKSTEGGEPTKTEAPAAPAAQETKSDGAAASDSKPSSTEAAPSSKETPAATEAPSSTPKAQAPAAPADEVKPAETPAANSDQTVAVKE; from the coding sequence ATGGGAGGCAAGCTGAGCAAGAAGAAGAAGGGGTACAGTGTGAATGACGAGAAGGCCAAGGACAAAGACAAGAAGGCAGAAGGAACCgggacagaagaggagggaacccCGAAGGAGAATGAGACCCAGGCGGCTGCGGAGACCGCAGAGGTGAAGGAGGGCAAGGAGGAGAAGCCAGAGAAGGATGCCCAGGACGCTGCCAACAAGCCCGAAGACAAGGAAGGCGAGAAAGACACAGAGGCGGCCAAGGAAGACGCCCCGAAGGCAGAGCCCGAGCACTTGGAGGGAGCCGAGGGGAAGCCCGAGCCCCCGAAGGGTGCTGAGCAGGAACCGGCGGCCGCCTCGGGCCCCGCTGCGGGCGGCGATGCCCCCAGAGCTTCGGAGACCGAGGCGGCGGAGCCCGCGGCGCCCAGCAAGGATGACAAGAGCACGGAGGGAGGGGAACCCACAAAGACTGAGGCTCCCGCAGCTCCTGCCGCGCAGGAGACGAAAAGTGACGGGGCCGCAGCTTCAGACTCAAAACCCAGCAGCACTGAGGCTGCCCCATCCTCCAAGGAGACCCCGGCAGCCACGGAAGCACCCAGTTCCACGCCCAAGGCCCAGGCCCCCGCAGCCCCCGCAGACGAGGTCAAACCCGCCGAGACCCCGGCAGCTAATTCTGATCAAACCGTAGCAGTGAAAGAGTAA